The Sphingomonas panacis DNA segment CGCGTCTGGACCGGCGCCTCGACCGGGCCCGAACTTGACGGCGCGCTGGCCAAGGCGGACGGCATCGAATTCCGCCTTCCCTATAATTCGGACCCGATCGCGCGCGAGAAGATCAATCGCGGTGAAATGGACTATTTCGACATGCATCTCAGCCAGGTCGCGCCGATGGCGTGGCAGGGCTTTCTCGGGCCGCTGGACGTTGCGCTAATCGAGGTATCCGGCATCCGGGCTGACGGTGCGCTGATCCCGTCCTCTTCGGTCGGCAACAACAAGACCTGGCTCGACCGCGCGGACAAGGTGATCCTCGAGGTCAATCGCTGGCAGAACCCCGCGCTCGAGGGGATGCACGACATTTATTATGGCACCGCATTGCCGCCCAACCGCGTGCCCATCCCATTGGTCAGGCCTGACGACCGCATCGGCGATGCCTATTTCCGCTGCGATCCCGACAAGGTGATCGCGATCGTCGAAACCGAGGCGCCGGATCGCAACCTGCCGTTCGCAGCCCCTGGAGACGCGGCGTTCGCCATCGCCGGCCATCTGCTCGACTTCTTCGCGCATGAGGTCGCACGCGGACGGTTGCCCGCCAATCTGCTGCCGCTCCAATCCGGTGTCGGCAACATCGCCAACGCCGTGCTCTCGGGCCTCGTGGACAGCCGGTTCGAGAATATGACCGCGTACACCGAGGTTATCCAGGACGGCATGCTCGACCTGCTCGATTCCGGCAAACTGCGCATGGCGTCGGCGACCGCCTTCTCGCTCAGCCCCGAGGCCGCAGCGACGCTCAACGCCAATATGCACCGCTATCACGACCGGATGATCCTGCGCCCGCAGGAGATCAGCAATCATCCCGAACTGATCCGCAGGCTCGGCTGCATCGCGATGAACGGCCTGATCGAGGCGGACATTTATGGCAACGTCAATTCCACGCACGTCATGGGATCGCGCATCCAGAACGGCATCGGCGGATCGGGCGACTTTGCGCGCAACGCCTATGTCTCGATCTTCATGACACCGTCGACCGCGAAGGACGGCGATATTTCAGCGATCGTGCCGATGGCGAGCCATGTCGATCATATCACCCAGGACGTGCAGGTGATCGTCACCGAGCAGGGGCTTGCCGACCTGCGCGGATTGTCACCCAAGCAGCGCGCCGCCCTCATCATCGAGAAATGCGCGCATCCCAACTACCGGCCGGCACTGCAGGATTATTACCGCCGCGCGCGTCTCCACTCCTATGGCCAGCAATCGCCAACCCTTCTGGGTGAAGCTTTGTCGTGGCATCAGCGCTTCGTCGAGACGGGCTCGATGCTTGCCTGAAAGGCGAGACTCACGCCATGGACCGGAGCGGTGCACCGGCCGATCTCCAGGCGTCGAATGAAGAGGGCGCAGCGAGAAGCGAAGTATAAGGCCGGCGGGCTGACATCTCGCTTGAGCATAATGCTCACATCGTGTCTCGTGAGTAATTCGCGCGCCTTGACCACAGCCAACGGAATGGAAGCGATGGAGACACGTGCGGATGACCGCGAAGCTTGGTGGCGTGCGATCCGCGCTTACTGGATGGCGATGCTCGTCGTGGCGCTGGCAATGGGCGTCTCGCTTCTGCTCGAGCCCTATCTCTTGGATCGTCCGACCTGGCTGTTGCTGACCATTGCCGTGCTCGCTTCGGCTTGGCTGGGCGGGATCAGACCGGCCGTACTGGCGCTTGCGCTGGCAACCGTGATCGGTTTCCTTCTCG contains these protein-coding regions:
- a CDS encoding acetyl-CoA hydrolase/transferase family protein, coding for MNDRITNSVLASRTMDADAAAALLHHGMTIGMSGFTGSGYPKAVPLALAARIEAEHARGNPFRVRVWTGASTGPELDGALAKADGIEFRLPYNSDPIAREKINRGEMDYFDMHLSQVAPMAWQGFLGPLDVALIEVSGIRADGALIPSSSVGNNKTWLDRADKVILEVNRWQNPALEGMHDIYYGTALPPNRVPIPLVRPDDRIGDAYFRCDPDKVIAIVETEAPDRNLPFAAPGDAAFAIAGHLLDFFAHEVARGRLPANLLPLQSGVGNIANAVLSGLVDSRFENMTAYTEVIQDGMLDLLDSGKLRMASATAFSLSPEAAATLNANMHRYHDRMILRPQEISNHPELIRRLGCIAMNGLIEADIYGNVNSTHVMGSRIQNGIGGSGDFARNAYVSIFMTPSTAKDGDISAIVPMASHVDHITQDVQVIVTEQGLADLRGLSPKQRAALIIEKCAHPNYRPALQDYYRRARLHSYGQQSPTLLGEALSWHQRFVETGSMLA